GGAACAAAATAATCAGAAATAATAGCATGAATCTTGCACCTGAGATGAACATTAAAAGGGGAAAAATTGGCACACAATTAAGCAATAAGTTGATTTTAACAAATTCAAATTGTCACCTAAAATCACAGGCCAAGTCCAAATTAGCAACAAAAAACCCAATATTAACATCAGTTTCATTTTACTGAGTAATTCTTTAATACTTCATAGGTAGCATCATGCAAGATGCTAGAATTATATTCCATAATTAATATGGAGATATAAAAAGCTAAGACTATGGACAATGAGATGATTCAAGGGTAAGTGAACAAATTAATTATTTGAAATGGCCAAAATACGTGACAAATTAATTATCTGAAATGGCAACGACAAAGCTTGAAAGTGAAAATCTATAAAAGATGCACCATGTGGCACTTCTATATATTTCCTTTTTTACATGGCCTACTGAAGCAAAAAATTTTAACACAATTATTGCTTTTAAGATTAGAGAACAGAAACTCGACCAGAATGACAAAAGACAAATGCCATATGATAAAACAATTTCAAGGCAAAGTAAGGGGTCCAATAACACTTTCTTTATGTTTGGAAATATAAAAAAGAACCGAGTTAAACTGTAAGTCTGTAACAAAATTATTATCTTACCTGTTATACTGTTATGACGCTTGGGAGGGACTTTCATAACAGTATTCAAAAACTTATTGATGGAACATATGGTAAAATCCTTTTTCCCTCACTGGTCCTGCAGAAAAAGCCATGGATACAAAGACATTTCCAGCCTTAGAGAATAACCAAGGGCATaaaaaaagtaaagaacaaaCCTTCAAAATATAAACACTTTAAGATATCACTTAACAACACTGCTATTTGTACTCATCTATTTATATATAGTTATATAGACATCAAACTTGACATGTAAGTTGAAGTAATAATAATGTCAAACTGATACAATATTTACACAAAACATATATTAAATCTAAGAGCAGCGCTACCATTGAGGTTTGCAAAATGCCCATTTCAGCACACTATTTCttaagacaaaacacttagaaacaaaaacaactaaaaagtTAGTGGAATAAAATAATTGGCACAAATAATGAAAGGAAGGAAGAAGGGTAGTTAAGagaaaaagaattttgaattaatttaaaggAACTATAAAATATTATAGGTGAATCTTGGAGTAATGGTTGAATTGTCTTCCATGTAATTTCAAGGTGACAGGTTCATACcgtaaattcataaaatcagccACCGTTAACTTCAATTGAAAGAATACCATTAGCATAAATGAGAGAGAAAGGGTAaccaacaaaaacaaagaaaacattTACATTATACAAACAAGTTACCTCAAGGTATTGAGATACTAAATTTTGCTCTGGAGTCACCCATTTCAGCTCCAAGCTAACAAAACTGAGATTTCTTTGGACTTCTGGCAATAAATTTCCCACGTAATACCATATTTGTTGGATGAACCAAACTGCAACGAAAATCTCATCGCAAGTTCTCCAGAACAATTTAATTTTAGAACTGATTGCCCTCCCCGTAGATGTATCAAGCCAACATGCATTTCCTGAGACAAGTGAACAAACTTTGTAACCATTTCAAAATATCCAGCAGACTAAAATCTCATCACTATGTTCCAATTCCAATCTCGTAGGAGAAATGTAGTTCTCCTTATCACTAACAAGTTCAGCATATTCAGTGATTTCTAGAATGGTGAGTTAAATTACATGGCAATATAAGCATTAATCTTGCCACCACTAGAGCAGAAAACTGAAGTTGTCGGCTTAACAATATGAAGAAAGCACATAGCAGAATGGAGATATTCAGTGCATATAATTTATCATCACCTTATCGGAATTTAGAATGACATAGGTACAGTTTAGTATCTGAGTTACCCAGGATGAAAAGAAACGAGAAAAAAAGTAGAGAAAGATGCCAAGAGGAAGGAAGACTCAAAGGAGAATAAAAGAAACATCACACTTCATAGAAACACACCCCTTTTCTCATGTGTTCCCACATAAATTAATACAAAGGTGCCCCTATGGGTCTCGCTTAACAACCTAAGTTGATATTTTTGCATAACCATGGGTCTCACTTCTTTATAGGCAGAGTCAGAAATCGATTTGACTTTGATAACAAAAAATCTCCAAATTCAAATACACACCACCACAAGCACATTTATTTCATCAATCAAGGGAATTCAAGAAGTCAGCAGCATTTTCAGTTTTCTAATAGCACCTGATGATAGGAAGAAAACCACGGTGGTCATGAGATGACAAATCCCACGAAAGTAATCAAAGCAACAGTATACATGACATGTCCCTGTTCAAGGAGGAAGCTAATTCCAGATATAGGCTGTatttgtttacagagacaggacactgagacagggacacagagacacaaaattgcgTTTGGCAgaggagacatggacagagacaatgtgttcagagacactgaattagtgtattttgtgtccatcctgacaggaaggacacggagacactaacaagggacacaacttattttttattttttctttcattatttttgttaatttttcataattgtattttttattattatatttttcatctcattttttgaatgaaaaaaaatgaaaataaattggattttcataatttgttctagtttatcaccaaacagaatacaagaacacaattttgtgtctctgtccatcaatgtcttgtcctgtcctgttctcagtgtcttgtcctgtcctgttcTCGAAAACAAACGCAACCTAAGTGTACGACCAGGTAAAATTTCTCATATTTCCACTTCACTGCACAATAGAAAGCTTCAAGTAATAGAAAGCTTCAAGTAATAGAGATTCATGCTATAAGAACTCGACACCAACTAATACATCATCATCTGGCATATCTCCAGCCCTTCTCATTTTGTTATGTAGATCAAGAAGTAAACCCCCAAGTAGCTCAAATTGAGAATGGGACTTATCACCAACTACAAATATTTGCACTGTATTGCCAACTCCAATCCAACTACAACCCGGCTGCTTCTTTAGCCCCTTGTCCTTCATTTTCATCCTAACATTGGCAGCTTCTTTCCATTTCCCTACGGAAGCATACATATTGGAAAGTGATAAATATGTGCCTGCGTTCTCtggttcaattttcaaaattttcttagCTACAAGATTCCCAATAATTTCATTCCCATGTACATTGCATCCAGCAAGGAGCGCTCCCCAAACAGATATTGATGAATCTTCCCCAAGTCTCTCAATGATATCGAAAGCTTCTTTCAGCCTTCCTGCTCGTCCACAAAGATCAACTAAACATGCGTAGTGTTCTTCCCTGACTTCAATAGACCTGTTTTTCAAAAGCTCGTCAAAGTATTTAAGCCCCTCCTCAACTAAACCAGCATGACTGCAAGCAGTGAGAAGTCCAACAAAGGTGACATCATTAGCTTGGAAACCTTGATCTTTCATTTCATTAAATAGGCTAATTGCTTCCTTGCCACATCCATGGTGTGCATAAGCAGCAATCATACCATTCCATGATATCAAATCCCTTTGGCTTAATAACCCATCATCAAACATCTTCCTAGCAGTACGCAGCTCTCCACATTTTGAGTACATATTTATCAGTGCTGATACCACATATGTGTTTTCCTGAAAAATAGTTTTACTTATCAATTGATGAATTTGTTGCCCCTCAGCAAGACCAGCTAAGTCAATGCAAGCACCTAACACTGTCACAAAGGTTCCAGTGTTGGGTTTTAACCAATCATGAGATTGCATTTTGTTAAACATTTTCAGTGCTTCTTCACTTAGGCCATTCTGCACATAGCCCGTCATCATTGCAGTCCAGGTAATCACATTcttttgtggcatctcatggaACAACTTTTCTGCCCTATTCAACTCCCCATTCTGAATTAAACCAGTGATCACTGTATTCCATGAAGGCATGTCTCTCTCAGGCATCCTTTCGAACAACTCTAAAGCCTCATTCAATCTTCCATTTTGTGCATAACCTGTGACCATTGCATTCCATGAAACCACATTTCGAACAGGCATCACATCAAAGAGTGTCCGAGCATCATCAATTCTCCCATTCTTAGCCAATCCTGCAACCATGGTAGTCCATGAAACAACATCTCTTTCCACCATCTGATCAAAAAGCATCTGTGCTTCCTCAATCCTCCCACATCGAGCCAAAGCTGTTACGATTGTATTCCAAGAAACCACATTCCTCTCTGGCATCCTCCTAAACAAGTCCAAAGCCATTTGTGTCTGCCCATTATGTGCATACCCATCCATCATAGTATTCCAAGAGACAACATTCCTCACAGGCATCTCATGAAACAGCCTCTCAGCTTCCTTGATCATATTGGACTTTATGTAACCGCTAACCATAGCAGTCCAAATGACAACATTCTTCTTTGCATCCACTCTGTCAAACAACTTCCTAGCCTCCTTGATCATGCCACACTTGATGTACCCACTTATCATTGTGGTCCACAAACCAATGTCCCTTTCAGAAATTTTATCGAATACCTTGCGTGCATTGTCGATTTTCCCTTCCTTGCAAAGGCATGAAATGAAAGAATTGCATTGTTTCATTTCCAACTGAAGATCAACCGTGGATTTCAGCCTAATTGCAAGGTTTCTCAGCATTGGAAAGCCACTTATGAAGCATTGGTAAATGTGTGTATTGTGATAACGAATTTGCATCAAAGTCAATGACGACAAATAGTGTAGCTTCTTCATGTTTCAATGATAATCAGTAGGTGTTCTGGCAGTCTCAAGTACCTGTTCAATAAAACAaatgtttatctttttttttttttttttgataaaagaATTTCATTCTGAAATTGACTTAGGGTTGTGGTTACTAGCAATTACGCATGATAATTGAATTCCAAAAGCTAATTACACATGACCCATTGGGAAACATGTTGAGTTCACCCAATGAGGGAACTTCGCAAAAAACAAAGATAGATATCTAGATCCTAAACTCGTGGTGGTCATTACGGGACAGAAAAAGTGAAATAGAACATGAGACAAGATAAGCTCAGCTATTGTATATGCAATAATATAGATGGAATGCAAAACATAATATTAGAACCCAGAATCTCATATACAAAGAAACATAAATATAGATGCCTGTCATAGTGTGGCCACCACACCATCTTTGGAATCACCACGACACCACCTTACTATTATTAATTGGAGAAAGGGATTATATGCGAAGACAGACAAAGAAGTATGTGCCTACTTTGCGATTGTAGATAAATATGTCTCTAAAAATAAATCTATTCAATCTATAATACCTTTCTGAAATTCAAACCTTTTTTGCAATGCAAGGAAATCAGTTGCCTTTTTGGATGGTTGAAGGGGACGGGTGTCGATGGAGGTGCATCCGAGGAAGAACGGCNNNNNNNNNNNNNNNNNNNNNNNNNNNNNNNNNNNNNNNNNNNNNNNNNNNNNNNNNNNNNNNNNNNNNNNNNNNNNNNNNNNNNNNNNNNNNNNNNNNNNNNNNNNNNNNNNNNNNNNNNNNNNNNNNNNNNNNNNNNNNNNNNNNNNNNNNNNNNNNNNNNNNNNNNNNNNNNNNNNNNNNNNNNNNNNNNNNNNNNNNNNNNNNAAGTTAATCAACCCAGCCGTACCTGGGCTTGCTGGACCACCATGCAAGGCAGTGAACGGGGATGATGTTTCGCAGCAGGAAACATGATCTGGGTTTCTAGGTCTGGGCCAGATTTAAGAAAGGAGAGGTGAGGTGTGAGGATTTGATATTGATTATGTAAAATGGATTCAGTTTCAAAATGAGAAAGGGATCCAGTTCCAAATTCAAAGACATTTTAACTGTTTCAAAATTTGTTTGTAAATCACAATCCTTTATTGGAGTACACTGTTGGGTCTAACCAACTCTGGAGAGAATTTTCCTCTCCTGAATTAACACACTTTAACAGAATTTTCTAACTGAATTGAAAACTAACTAACCACTAGTATTTATAGGCAGCTATCTATCAAATATCTAATATATCCACAGTTAGTCCCAGTCCCACGCACAAGATCTCAGCTTCAAACACCTCCGTGGCCTAATCAAACAATAGATTCACTGTTGCACTAATGCAAATTGGCAAATGAAGTTGCAGAAGTTCAGAAAAGGACAAAAGGTAACCTCCTGCTGTTCAAAGTGGCACAGGAAAAAGGTGCATGGGTTATGGGCTTCTATGCACATTAAGAGTTTGTGTTAAGCATATTCATGAAAGGGTGATGTTAAACTGTTTATTGAAAAATTAATCCAGTTCACCTTTTGCTTAAAGCATGCATTTTTTTAATGCTTCTACAAGTCCTACTATCTGCTAGGTTGACGGCTATTAGGAAGCAATTAGAGGTTCCTGGTGGTTATCTATTTATGAGATGAAAGCATATAATCACTGTctttgaaaattaattatattacctgCCACTGCCAACATATCTCACCAATGAACAAaccaattctaaattattttaaattttaactaacAATTTACATATGCATAATCTTTACACTCACATGACTTACCTTTTACTGTCACCCTAATTAATCAACAAGTTTTAACTTTAAAAACAAAACCAAACCTGATGATTTGCTTTAAGGTAGCATGTTGCCACCCAAAGGCTCATATGGCTCAGCATCATCACTAGCTTTCAGGAGAGGAAGGAGAAGACATTGAGGAGGATCTGGAAACAAGGAAGGTGCAACGTGTTTACCTGTGTTTCAAAGCAAATCCAACTGAATGTTAGTCACATAATTATCTTATATCTATCTTCTATCTATCTATCCTATCTACATAAAGATATCTCATATCTATTTATCTTCTTTCTATTGATTTATCTATCAAACATAATGTTTTACCTGTGCTGCAGGAAGAAGAATGTCTCAATGTTTTATAATTGGAGACAAAGTGGATGGCATTACAAAATAGTAGCCTACTTTCTTCCAATCGTTCCCCAACGCACAACCAACACTAACAGTTATGCATAGATACTTTTAAGTTCAAGATAAAAAGGCATAATGCCTTAAGCCCTTCTGTTTCAGTTATttattcataatatttttttGGTGATTGCTTCGGTACGATTACTAAATCATTAGTATGCTAACTGTACctaaattcagatttatcttgaaggaaaaaatataattattaaaggCAAGAGACggtgatttttttaattaaaaaaatatatatatataaaaggagTAGGTAGCAAAGTATTTAAAGTATAGCACCTTTTGCCGATTATTGGATTTAATCTTACTGTGATAGTTGAAGTTTGGTTTGTTACGAAATACCATTTAGATGAAGAATCCAAATAAATTTCCATTTAATACAATACAGTACAGGTTTCTTTGCGAAAActccaaggttctgaaaaccggaccagtCATCGAACCACTCTAGTCAttggttcactggtttactggTCCAACCGTGATCCAACCagaaaaaccgttttataataaaataataaataaattataaataaacactctaaaacataattatagtctaatataaatgtTAAAATATCTTCTAAATTTAAAGCAATACATGAAATGTCATCAACCAAAGTCTTAAGATCTTTAGAAAAAAGTACAAATTTAAATCCAAATATGAAATGCCAACATAAAAatgtcatcaatcatcaaaatatgTAAAAATTTGCTGCAGATTTGCATATGAAATGAAAGTAAAAGCTCAATTTAGTTCTCCAAAGATTTTAGCACCATCAAGTTGGTCCTTTACACTCTCAACATTTTGTACAACAATTTGGTCTCTCTATTTAAAATGGCATCAATTCAGTCCTTCAGTCTAATCTATTTAAATACCAGTTGGTCCTTAAATTGATGATTATTTTGTTCTACAAAAAACCAACTCAATGTTAAAAATCTTGGAAGTAACTGATTTGATATCCTACATGTCTTAAACCAATTTGAACATTTACTCTACCAATTAACATATATAGAGGGATAAGCGAGATGAACTATGTATTTCCTTTAAACAATACCACAAGGTTAATTTCAATATTTGAAATTCATTCCCAATATTACCCAAAACTAAATAAGCATACAAAGTTGACATAATTGGGTTACATACGACTAATTTCATTAATCTTGTACTATTAGGCAAAGGAACCTCAATCATTcacaactttaaaaaaaaaaaaaattggtcaatAAGAAACATATCATATTCAATCATCAATGCATAATAACAAGAATCATGTACAAACAAGCATTGATTTTCAAAGATTGAgccaaaaatttcattaaaagctCTTTGAGGCATATtgtcgaacacttggcgtgcaaaaGCATAAATAACACAAAATAGCACTAACAAACATTCTTTGCAACACCAATTCAAAATTCAGCACCAATGACATGAAAAATCAGCAGCATTTCGCAGTAACTCAGCAAAGTATCAGTCAATCAATCCaaacaaattgaaattcaaaCACAAGAAGCTCCTAACAGCAAATTTAACTATGTATAAACTAAcactaattctaaaacctaaactGAACTGACAGCAGCAAATAATCCTAACCAAATCAAATTAACACTAGAATCAACATATAACTAATCCTAAATTAACtaaaatagagaagaaaaggTGATCTGAGAACCTGAGTCAAAGAACAGAGCAAGAATTCAGGAGAGAGGGATGCAGTGGCAGTGACCAGCCGCTGCTGCGTCTGAACTCCCTGCAACTAGAGTGGCTCCTGTTCTGATTCTGCGACTGGGAAgcaaccaaggttctgaaaaccggaccagtCATCAAACTGTTTTAGTCACTAGTTCACACTGGTTTACTGGTCCAGCCGGTCTAACAGTGATTCAATCGGAAAAACCAtttcataataaaataataaataaattataaataaacatcctaaatatctttcaaatttaaaaccCTACATAAAATATCACCAACTAAATgtaattaatcatcaaaatatgcAATAACTTGCTGCAAATTTGTTgacaattaacataattataCTTCCATTAAAAATAGCTTGATCGAATTACAATGCACAAGTTAAAGATAGAGAATATTGTCTTAATATAGCTAAGTCAAAAAGTAAAACATAAAATGATAGTGTTGCACAATAAACACACAATAGAGCCTGAAACAAACACACAACAGAGGCTGAAACAAAAACACAACAAAGCCTGAAACAAAAAGAATCCAACACGGAGGAGGGGTAGCAAGTCGGCAGAGATCAAGAACAGGGACAGTGAAACCAaacaatgaaaacagaatttttttatataacagAACAATCAAAACATGAACCATACAATCACTAATTGCAAATTTTTTCTTCATAAGAACAGAACAATgaaaacatgaagcatataataaatcaaaagatcaccaattgaaaattttttaataagaacagAAGTTAGAACAGTGAAAATTGAAGAAAGATTAACAGTTTTCAACCCAATTTTAACAAAGAtcatcacaatgattaacaacaaaaAAAAGCAATGAAGGAACAGTGAATCAATAACATAGGCAGTGCAAATTCAAGaaactttaataaaatttaactacAGAAATAGACAGTAAAACAGAAATagagttatcaatttaaaaattatcatcaaatacaaTTAGTGAGCAATACCAATCAACCAAGTACTGACTGGGCATTcggaaaaataaaatcaaaagaaCATTTAAATCACAGcaaaaacacaacaacaataggaacatttaaaacaaagcaacccaaaaaaaaaaaaattctaaaaatcacCATGGCTCTAAACAATGATTTGATACGTGTATGCTCAAAGAATTAAAAGCTAAGCTTACACGAAAGTGAAGAATACCCAAACCAAAGAACCTTCAATTACAGCTTAAATCAAGAACAGAAAAccacaacaaaaacaaaaaaaattaaaagtatcaGAAGAACAATAGAAAAAcaacacaagaacaattagcaaattcacaataacagttaaaatttaccagaagaacactaatgcaagtggaatcatcatgctaatatgttttctgcaaagatgctatttgtgcagctaaaattccctaattactaagatccaattattctaatttcacatgcaatcaacttataagtttctaaaagctagaaattatagaaccaaccagaaatatggttaa
The DNA window shown above is from Arachis ipaensis cultivar K30076 chromosome B08, Araip1.1, whole genome shotgun sequence and carries:
- the LOC107612879 gene encoding pentatricopeptide repeat-containing protein At2g35030, mitochondrial, translated to MKKLHYLSSLTLMQIRYHNTHIYQCFISGFPMLRNLAIRLKSTVDLQLEMKQCNSFISCLCKEGKIDNARKVFDKISERDIGLWTTMISGYIKCGMIKEARKLFDRVDAKKNVVIWTAMVSGYIKSNMIKEAERLFHEMPVRNVVSWNTMMDGYAHNGQTQMALDLFRRMPERNVVSWNTIVTALARCGRIEEAQMLFDQMVERDVVSWTTMVAGLAKNGRIDDARTLFDVMPVRNVVSWNAMVTGYAQNGRLNEALELFERMPERDMPSWNTVITGLIQNGELNRAEKLFHEMPQKNVITWTAMMTGYVQNGLSEEALKMFNKMQSHDWLKPNTGTFVTVLGACIDLAGLAEGQQIHQLISKTIFQENTYVVSALINMYSKCGELRTARKMFDDGLLSQRDLISWNGMIAAYAHHGCGKEAISLFNEMKDQGFQANDVTFVGLLTACSHAGLVEEGLKYFDELLKNRSIEVREEHYACLVDLCGRAGRLKEAFDIIERLGEDSSISVWGALLAGCNVHGNEIIGNLVAKKILKIEPENAGTYLSLSNMYASVGKWKEAANVRMKMKDKGLKKQPGCSWIGVGNTVQIFVVGDKSHSQFELLGGLLLDLHNKMRRAGDMPDDDVLVGVEFL